Proteins co-encoded in one Sporosarcina sp. FSL K6-1522 genomic window:
- a CDS encoding LuxR C-terminal-related transcriptional regulator gives MQLTKRDYGEILHCLEHIAFDPELDDPNLYRKAVLSTLSGILGYQKSIFWVANKHGDLINPIVNNIEDKVLFEYLEFFRPLDVLIPSNLPPGTNTQVIRIEDVMSISSFSETNFSKEFFNKHQCIDEMGVYIFNKGHIVGVIGLIRKEGENRFSEQDRNRLRFLAKPIESSFNAYEALFCAKDEKSEEEQLTSREKELVKLVKQGLSNKEIGDKLFISVNTVKKHLQNLYQKTNVANRTELCYRVFTLK, from the coding sequence TTGCAGTTAACGAAGAGAGATTATGGCGAGATTCTTCATTGCTTAGAACATATTGCTTTTGACCCTGAACTCGATGATCCCAATCTCTATCGTAAGGCCGTATTATCCACTCTTTCTGGCATTTTGGGCTATCAGAAGTCTATCTTTTGGGTGGCAAATAAACATGGGGATCTAATCAATCCAATCGTAAATAATATTGAAGATAAAGTGTTGTTTGAATACCTTGAGTTTTTTCGACCATTAGATGTACTAATCCCGAGTAATCTTCCTCCTGGGACAAATACACAGGTCATAAGAATAGAAGATGTCATGTCGATTTCAAGTTTTAGTGAAACCAATTTCTCCAAAGAATTTTTCAATAAGCATCAATGTATAGATGAAATGGGTGTCTATATTTTCAATAAGGGTCACATTGTTGGCGTAATTGGGCTGATAAGAAAAGAAGGCGAGAATCGATTTAGTGAGCAAGATCGAAATCGTTTACGTTTTTTAGCAAAACCGATTGAAAGTTCTTTCAACGCTTATGAAGCGCTCTTCTGCGCTAAGGATGAAAAGTCGGAGGAAGAACAGCTGACAAGTAGAGAAAAAGAACTCGTCAAACTTGTAAAACAGGGACTCTCAAATAAAGAAATTGGTGACAAACTGTTCATTAGCGTAAATACGGTTAAAAAACACTTGCAAAATTTATATCAAAAAACGAACGTCGCGAATCGAACAGAGCTATGCTATCGCGTTTTTACATTGAAATAG
- a CDS encoding DNA alkylation repair protein has product MEKFEANRNEELAGPMKAYLKNHFPFLGIKSPLRKQLLKEHFAAYTLPEPGQLFEEAWKLYHLPEREYQYAAIALIEKMKKHLTIDDFPTLLQFIETKSWWDSIDTIAPHFVGRIVKLDREYGEKIMLEWSQSDNMWTNRAAILHQLKFKKETDTDLLFQIIKQHSESKEFFIQKAIGWVLREYAKTDPEVVKAFVEVHPLKPLSKREALKHFV; this is encoded by the coding sequence ATGGAGAAATTTGAAGCAAATCGCAATGAGGAACTAGCCGGACCAATGAAAGCGTATTTGAAAAACCATTTCCCTTTTCTCGGCATTAAGAGTCCACTTCGTAAGCAGTTATTGAAAGAACATTTTGCGGCATATACTTTGCCAGAACCTGGGCAGCTTTTTGAAGAAGCCTGGAAGCTCTATCACCTCCCGGAACGTGAATATCAGTATGCGGCGATTGCGTTGATTGAGAAAATGAAGAAACATTTAACCATCGATGATTTCCCTACCTTGCTTCAATTTATTGAAACAAAATCATGGTGGGACAGTATCGATACGATTGCTCCTCATTTTGTAGGGCGAATCGTGAAATTAGATCGGGAGTATGGGGAAAAAATTATGCTGGAATGGTCGCAATCAGACAATATGTGGACAAACCGTGCGGCGATTTTGCATCAGTTGAAATTCAAAAAGGAAACCGATACAGACCTGTTATTCCAAATTATTAAGCAGCATAGCGAGTCCAAAGAGTTTTTCATCCAGAAAGCGATTGGTTGGGTATTGCGGGAGTATGCGAAGACAGATCCAGAAGTTGTGAAGGCTTTCGTGGAGGTGCATCCATTAAAACCGTTGAGTAAACGCGAAGCTTTGAAGCATTTTGTGTAA